TCGCCAAACTGATTTATTAATCGCAGCTGCAGAAACTGGAAAAGTTGTCAATGTTAAAAAAGGGCAATTTTTATCTGCTGGTTCTATGAAATTTGCTGTAGACAAAATCAAAGATTCAGGAAATAACAGAGTTATTCTTACTGATAGGGGAAATACATTTGGTTATCAAGATTTGATAGTTGATTACCGAGGTTTACCCGAAATGCAAAGTTTCGGCGTACCAGTAGTAATGGATTGTACACACTCGTTACAACAACCAAATCAAAGCAGTGGTGTTACTGGAGGCAAGCCTGAGTTAATTGCTACGATTGCAAAAGCGGCAATTGCCGTAGGTGCCGATGGCTTATTTATTGAAACCCATCCAGACCCTGCAAATGCAAAATCTGATGGAGCAAATATGCTAAACTTGGCTTTGCTTGAAGATTTATTGATTAAATTGATTAGAGTAAGACAAGCAATTATTTAGAGTGATTGGAAATGATATCTTCTTAACGGCCGAATGGAGAAAATTAATCCTAGCTAATTACGCTGTTGATAAAGAAGTTTTACTAAAATATTTACCTCCGTTTACAGAACTGGATGATTGGCAAGGCAAATACTATGTTAGTCTTGTTGGTTTCATGTTTGTAAACACTCGCTTAAAAGGAGTTAACATTCCATTTCATGGTAATTTTGAAGAGGTTAATTTAAGGTTCTATGTAAAGTATAAGGACAACGGTGATTGGAAACGAGGAGTTGTTTTTGTAAGTGAAATTGTGCCCAAACCAGCAATCACTTTTATTGCAAACACAATTTACAAAGAGAATTATAGGACTTTGCCAATGAAACATTCTTGGTTACAAAATGAAAATCAATTAGGTGTTGAGTATGCTTGGAAATTAAAAAATTGGAATTCTATATCGGTTACAGCTATGCCAAACAGCCAACCTATCTTAATAGATAGCGAAGAAGATTTTATTACCGAACATTATTGGGGTTATACCAAAATTGGCGAAAATATCACTTCGGAATATGGCGTAGGACATCCACGATGGGAAACTTATCCCATTATCGATTATAAAATAGATGTGGATTTCGAGAAAAATTATGGAGAAGATTTCGCTTTCTTAGCTAGTGTGGAACCTGATTCAGTAATGTTAGCTGAAGGTTCTGAAATCAATGTTAAAAAAGGAAAAAAACTAAAAGGTTAAAGTCTATATCTATCCGCTCTCCAATTTTTTATTAAAGCTTTTATATCTTTTGCTGATAATTTTTCGGCAACAGCTTTATTTACTAATCCTTCCAATTCTTCATCTGAAGCAAAACGTAGTGCTATAATTTGGCTACCTCTAAGTTCCTGAGGTAACAATTTTCCCGATAGAGTAAAATATCTCAGGTTTTCTTGGGCAAAAATAGCCCTATCTTGTGCTTTAAGTGGAAACTGTCTAACATACCAGAATAAAATGATGGCAATCATAAATAAAATCAGCAGCAAAGCCGAATTATAATGATTTGCATTAGTTAGAGAATGATAGAAGTTAGCGATTGCCCCAATCGTTCCTGCAACTATTAAGAAAGATAACACAAAATGGTATCCTTTTACATATCTACCATGGTTTTTGAAATTTTGTTCCATTATATTTTCGTTATTACAAATTCTGTTCTTCTATTTTGCTTTCTACCTTCCTCAGTAGTGTTGTTAGACCTTGGTTTTGTCTCTCCATATCCCTTATAAGAAAGTCGTTTTTTATCAATCCCATTATTTACCAAGAAATCATATACCGCTTTTGCTCTGTTTTCAGAAAGCACATCGTTTAATTTTAAATCACCAACATCATCCGTATGTCCTTGAATTTCAATAGACATAGTTGGATTACCCATAAGTAAATCTATCAAAATACTTAGCTCAACTTTAGAGGTAGGAAGTAAATCGTACTTATTGGTATCAAAGAAGATGTTATATAAGGTAACTGTATTCCCTACTTTTATTTTGTCTAACAATATCTCTAACAGGTAAGGCTTGTTGGCATTTACTTTTGTAAGCTGAAAATTTTGAGAGTTAAATAAATAACCCTCAGCTTCAACATTAAAGGAGTATTCACTTCCAATAGGCATAACAGCTAAAAAATCTCCAGTTTCTTTAGACGTGTAATCGTTAAAAACAGGATTGTTCGCCTTCAAATCAATTACTAGAACATTTGCCTCTAATAATGCTTTGGTCTCTTTATCTCTTACTATTCCTTTTACATAAGTTATGGGTAAAGGTTTTACTTTTTCTGGCAATAAGAAGTGATAAATATCTAAGTCGCCAAATCCTCCATCTTTTATATTTGATGAAAATAACCCTTCTGAACCATCGGCGGTCACTATTAAACCGATTTCTTCATTAAAAGTATTTATAGGATAACCTAAATTAACAGGGGTGGAAAATTGACCATCATCCGCCATGCGACTATAAAAAATATCTTTATCGCCAAAGCCAGGCCATCCGTTTGACGAAAAGTAGAGTGTTTTTCCGTCAGCATGAATAAAGGGCGTATTCTCGTCGTAAGGTGTATTTACTTTCGGACCAAGGTTTACTGGGTCAGTCCATTTTCCTTCGTCTGTAAGCGTACTTTTCCAAATATCATAACCACCAATTCCTCCTGGTCTGTTGCTTACAAAATAAAGTGTACTTCCATCAGGGCTTATTGAAGGTTGGGATTCCCAGAATTCTGAGTTAATGATTTTACCTAAATTAATTACTTTGCCCCAATCATTTCCTTCTTTTCTAGAAACATAAATATCACATCTACCTAAGCCATCTGGGCGATTGCAACCTGTAAAAAACAGATATTTTCCATCAGGAGATATAGATTGAGCCCCCTCATTAAAATTAGGGGTATTAATTTTATTGCTTAATGGAATAGCCTTTTGCCATTCATTATCTTTTTTGGTGCTGATGTAAAAATCTTCATTACCTTTTACAACCCTCGTAAAAATAATGGTTTGCCCATCTGCGGTTAGCGCTGGAAAATAATCTCTATCGCTGCTGTTAACATAAAAACCCATATTAATAGGCTCATATTTTGTCGGCGATTTAATGGCTGTTATAGCAAAATTGCAATCTAAAATATACTTCTTAGTTCTGCTAATATAATCTTTATCTGTTCCCGCGTACTTTTGTTGAAACAAAAGGAAACTATTTTTGGCTTGGCTATAATCGCCTGTCAACAATTCGCTTTCTCCTAAAACGTAGTAAATTCTAGGTTCTATGTTTGGAGCAGAGCTGATAGCTTTTCTGTAATTTTCTTTGGCTTTGGTATGGTTTTTTAACCTACGGTAGAGGTCACCTAGTTGAATATAGGCTAACTGAAATTTAGGGTCGGCTTTTATAGCTTCATCTAAATGCTTTATCCCATCCTCATAAATATTCTGTCTTAAATACTGTTGTGCATCCTCAAAACTTTCTTGCGCTTTTTTATTAAGCGAATTTTGGGCAATTGCCGAAAAAGTATTTAAACAAAAGAAAAATATTAAATATTTTTTCATTCAGCCATGGGGATTTGGTTATGACTAATGTAAATAAAATATCGAATATTATGGAATGTTGAGGAATTTATGGGTTTGCAGTGATATTTCCCATTTTGGATTGGACATTACATAATCAACAATTAGGGGTGTCATTTCCTTAGATTTTGACCACTCTGGTTGTAGATATAATTTACAAGTAGAAGAAACGCTTTCGGCATATTTTTCGGCCCATTCGAAATCGCTTTTATTAAAAACAATAACTTTTAGCTCGTTGGCAAAAGGAGTAATATCTGGTCTTGGAGCCTTAAATTTCTTTGGAGAAAGACAAATCCAATCCCAAGAACCTGAAAGAGGATAGGCGCCTGAGGTTTCTATAAAGGTTAAAATTCCTTTGTCTTGAAGTTTTTTAGTTAGATAATCTAAATTATAAATTAATGGCTCTCCACCGGTAACAACTACCGCTTTACCTGGAAATGTATCTGCTTTCTGCACAATATCATCCGAAAGTGTAAGTGGATGTAGTTCTGCATCCCAACTTTCTTTCACATCACACCAATGGCAACCCACATCACATCCTCCTAAACGAATAAAATAAGCAGCTTTTCCGGTATTGTATCCTTCGCCCTGTATCGTATAAAATTCTTCCATTAAAGGAAGTAATGTCCCATCTTCTGGTATATTGTGTGCCATTTTGTAAATTAGAGCGCAAATATACACATTCAAAAAAGTAGAAAAGATGATTTGGGTAAAGGTTTTGTCAAAACAAGAAACTGAAAGAGAAGATTTTGTAGAAATGGCAAAAGCCGATGGAAAGAAAATTTGTGTAATTAAGCATAAGGGAAATTTTTCTGCAATTCAAAATACTTGTCCACACGCAGGAGGAATTTTAAGTGGAGGATGGTGCAAAGAAGGAAATATTGTTTGTCCTATACATAGGTACGAATATAGCCTAACTACAGGAAGAGGGGCGGAAGGACAAGGGGATTATATTGATATTTATCCAACAGAGTTGAGAGAAGATGGATTGTATGTGGGTTTTAAGCAAAGTTGGATTAAGAAGCTGTTTTCTTAAGAAAGTCGTCATTGCGAGGTACGAAGCAATCCTAAGCTTTATAGGAGACATTGCAAACGTTGTAAGATTGCTTCGTGCCTCGCAATGACGAAAACATATTTATATTTTCTTAATTCAATAAATACCTATTAAAAAACTCCTTACAATCCAAAACCTCAATTTCTGAAAAGTAAAAATCTTCGGTGTCTTCAGTTACGATACAATTGCATTTATTTTCTTTGGCAGCATAATACTCAAGGCCATCCTCAAAATCGTGTATTTTTTTATTGCTTAGCGTTTTAATAACTCCATCGCTAAGGTTTTCTGCAATTTTTATATGTTGGCAAAGGATATCAATCTTTTGTTTTGCCAAAGCCGATTTATGCTTTTTCTCTGCGAAGTAAAAAGCAATGGCTAAACAAAGAGGAGAGGTGTACACTTCGAATTTTGGATTTGATGCTAAACTTAAAATCCTTGAAGAATATGTAAAAGTTGGATATTCCTTGTTTAACACAGAAACAAGAACGTTGGCATCTAAGAAAATCCTAACCATTATTTTTTAGAAGAGAAGAACTCATCTTTGCCAGCTTTGCGAGAAGTTTTTGGCGTTCTTTTATATTCTACTTCGCCCTCTGCAACCATACTTACCCAATCTGCTACTGGAAAATCTTCTAAAGACTTGTATTCTTTTGCTGTAACCTGGGTTAATAAATGCTCAATTAAACGAGACAAACTTATATTATTAGCTGCAGCATATTTTTTTGCTTTTGCTACAACATCTTGATTAAAGCTTAAAGTTAATTTCGCATCCATAATTCTCTAATTTAGTAATCAAAGATAGTAATTACTACGTGAAATAAAAATTACTTATACGTGTAAATTTAATTTCACTCATCCGAGTCTTCGACTACGCTCAGACTGACAAATCTTTTAACTTATTTCGAATATTTAAAAAGCCCCCCCTTTGGGAAGATTTAGAGGGGATTAAGAATATATCTCACCCTTAGCAGATGCTAGAGTATTCTTCAATAAACCAACTATAGTCATTAAGCCAACGCCTCCAGGTACAGGGGTAATCCAAGATGATTTTGGAGCTACATTCTCAAAATCTACATCACCGTATAGTTTAAAGCCAGATTTGGTTTCTGTTGAAGTTTCTCTGTTAATGCCAACGTCAATAATAATTGCACCTGGCTTAACCATATCCTGCTTTACAAAGTTCTTTCTTCCAATTGCAGCTACAACTATATCGCCCTGCAAAACCATTTCTTTTAAGTTGTGCGTTTTACTGTGTGTAAGGGTTACCGTACAGTTTCCTGGGTTTGCGTTACGAGCCATTAAAATACTCATCGGACTACCTACAATATTACTTCTACCAACAACAACACAATGTTTACCAGTTGTATCAATATGATAAGCTTGTAACATCAATAAAATGCCATAAGGAGTTGCCGGAATAAAACAAGGTAAATTGCGCATCATTCTGCCCAAATTCACAGGGTGAAAGCCATCAACATCTTTGCGATAATCTATAGTTTCAGTAACTTTTTCTGGGTCGATATGTTTTGGTAAAGGTAATTGGACTATTAAACCATCAACATCCGCATCTTTATTAATCTCTTCTATTTTAGCTAACAACTCAGCTTCAGTAACCGAATTATCATATCTAAATAATGAAGATTTAAAACCAACTTTCTCACAGTTTTTCATCTTACTGGCAACATAAGTTTCGCTACCACCATCATTACCAACCAATATGGCAACTAAATGTGGTTTACGACCACTTTGTACTAAAAAATCTGCTGCTTCTGCTGCTATTTCTGTTTTTATCTTTTCTGATGCGAATTTGCCGTCGAGTAGTTGCATTTAGTATTGAGTATAGCGTATTGAGTATTGAGACATAAAGTCGTGTTGCAAAATCGCAATACGCATATCGCAATACGCAATACTATGTTAATCTAATTTTAAAACTGCCATAAACGCACTCTGTGGAATTTCTACGTTTCCAACTTGGCGCATACGTTTTTTACCTTTTTTCTGTTTCTCCAATAACTTACGTTTACGAGAAATATCACCACCATAACATTTAGCGGTAACGTCTTTACGTAAAGCACTTAAAGTTTCACGAGCAATAACTTTAGCGCCGATTGAAGCTTGAATTTTAATCTCAAATTGTTGACGAGGAATTAGTTCTCTCAACTTTTCGCAGATTTTTTTACCAAAATCATAAGCATTGCTACGGTGAATTAATGAAGACAAAGCATCAACTGGTTCATCGTTTATTAACATATCTAAACGTACCAAATCAGATTTGCGGTAACCTACTTGATGGTAATCGAAAGAAGCATAACCCTTAGAAATCGTTTTTAATTTATCATAAAAATCAAATACAATTTCGCCCATTGGCATTTCAAAAACCAACTCAACTCTATCAGAAGTTAAGTATGATTGATTTACAATTGTTCCTCTTTTCTGGATACAAAGTGACATTACAGGTCCAACAAAATCAGCTTTTGTAATGATGTTTGCTTTGATAAATGGCTCTTCAACAGAATCTAATTTACTTGGGTCGGGCAAATCAGATGGATTATTTACAAAAATTTCTTCGCCTTTAGTTGAATGTGCAATGTAAGATACGTTGGGAACGGTAGTAATTACCGTCATATCAAATTCACGCTCTAAACGCTCTTGGATAATCTCCATGTGTAGCATTCCTAAGAAACCGCAACGGAAACCAAAACCCAAAGCTGCAGAACTTTCGGGCTCAAAAACGATAGAAGCATCGTTTAACTGTAACTTGTGCATTGCTTCACGAAGTTCTTCAAACTCATCAGTATCAACAGGGTAAATACCTGCAAATACCATAGGTTTTACTTCCTCAAAACCTTGTATAGCGTCTAAGGATGGTCTAGCAACATTTGTAATCGTATCTCCAACTTTAACTTCACGAGCTTCTTTAATACCAGAAATAATGTAACCCACATCTCCAGTTTTAACGGATGCTCTTGGCGACATATCCAGTTTTAAAATACCAACCTCATCAGCTAAGTATTCTTTACCAGTATTAATGAATTTTACTTTGTCACCTTTTTTGATTTCGCCGTTTACAACTTTATAGTAAGCGATAATTCCTCTAAATGAGTTAAATACACTGTCAAAAATTAAAGCTTGCAACGGAGCTTCTGGGTCGCCAACTGGTGCTGGAACTCTGTCTACAATAGCTTGCAAAATTTCAGGTATTCCCATTCCAGTTTTACCAGATGCAGGAATAATTTCTTCTCTTTTGCAACCAATCAAATCAATAATTTGGTCTTTTACTTCTTCAGGCATCGCCCCAGGCAAATCCATTTTATTTAAAATCGGAATGATTTCTAAATCGTGTTCCAATGCTAAATAAAGATTAGAAATAGTTTGAGCTTGTATACCTTGAGATGCATCTACAATCAATAAAGCACCTTCGCAGGCTGCAATAGAACGAGATACTTCGTAAGAAAAATCAACGTGTCCAGGTGTATCAATTAGGTTAAAATTGTATTCCTGACCATCAATTTTGAAATTCATTTGTATAGCGTGACTTTTAATCGTGATACCACGTTCACGCTCCAAATCCATATTATCAAGCAATTGAGCCTGACTTTCGCGTTGAGAAATCGTCGCTGTATATTCTAGTAACCTATCGGCTAATGTGCTTTTGCCGTGGTCTATATGTGCAATTATGCAAAAATTACGTATGTGCTTCATCTTTGTGCAAAGATAGTTTTTTTAAAGGAAAAAGTAAGATGTTGAGCAAAGCGAAATCCCAATTTATGAAGAGAAGATGTTTGAAAGGCAAAAAATAAGTTTAAATGCAATTCTAATAGCACTTTGACAATTTATTGCAGCTTTACACTTAATCTTTTTACTGTCTTTCGAAAAGCTCATGATGACACCTAAACCCACTTTGACATAGCAGACCGAGAAATGCTACTAAGCCTTGATCTTTGGTTACCTTTCCATCAAGGGAAAGGTAAGAGCCTTTCGGTGGCTAACCGAGGCAAGCTTGAGCAATGGGCAGGAAACTTGTAGGAAACGCTATTCTTAAAAGATTTCTACGCCCTATGAAAAACAGAGACTCATAATGACGTGATTTGTTAAGTATTACACAGCCCTTTACTTCACTAACTCAAACGCATTCCTCTCATTACCAATCCATTTGTACTTATAAATAGTAGATTGTTGTTGCCCATCTTTAGCTTTACTGTTATGAGAGATATAGAATAAACCATCGCCCAATGGCAACAAACCTGTAGCGCCATAAGGAAACGACCAGCCCCTAATACCAGATTTAACATCATTTTTTCCAGCAGCTAATAATGAAAGCGATTTTACTTTTATTTTTTGGTTGTCTGATAAGATATAAGTTTCGGAA
The sequence above is drawn from the Pedobacter frigiditerrae genome and encodes:
- a CDS encoding DUF6364 family protein, whose amino-acid sequence is MDAKLTLSFNQDVVAKAKKYAAANNISLSRLIEHLLTQVTAKEYKSLEDFPVADWVSMVAEGEVEYKRTPKTSRKAGKDEFFSSKK
- the lepA gene encoding translation elongation factor 4, which encodes MKHIRNFCIIAHIDHGKSTLADRLLEYTATISQRESQAQLLDNMDLERERGITIKSHAIQMNFKIDGQEYNFNLIDTPGHVDFSYEVSRSIAACEGALLIVDASQGIQAQTISNLYLALEHDLEIIPILNKMDLPGAMPEEVKDQIIDLIGCKREEIIPASGKTGMGIPEILQAIVDRVPAPVGDPEAPLQALIFDSVFNSFRGIIAYYKVVNGEIKKGDKVKFINTGKEYLADEVGILKLDMSPRASVKTGDVGYIISGIKEAREVKVGDTITNVARPSLDAIQGFEEVKPMVFAGIYPVDTDEFEELREAMHKLQLNDASIVFEPESSAALGFGFRCGFLGMLHMEIIQERLEREFDMTVITTVPNVSYIAHSTKGEEIFVNNPSDLPDPSKLDSVEEPFIKANIITKADFVGPVMSLCIQKRGTIVNQSYLTSDRVELVFEMPMGEIVFDFYDKLKTISKGYASFDYHQVGYRKSDLVRLDMLINDEPVDALSSLIHRSNAYDFGKKICEKLRELIPRQQFEIKIQASIGAKVIARETLSALRKDVTAKCYGGDISRKRKLLEKQKKGKKRMRQVGNVEIPQSAFMAVLKLD
- a CDS encoding PIN domain-containing protein — encoded protein: MVRIFLDANVLVSVLNKEYPTFTYSSRILSLASNPKFEVYTSPLCLAIAFYFAEKKHKSALAKQKIDILCQHIKIAENLSDGVIKTLSNKKIHDFEDGLEYYAAKENKCNCIVTEDTEDFYFSEIEVLDCKEFFNRYLLN
- a CDS encoding Rieske (2Fe-2S) protein; the encoded protein is MIWVKVLSKQETEREDFVEMAKADGKKICVIKHKGNFSAIQNTCPHAGGILSGGWCKEGNIVCPIHRYEYSLTTGRGAEGQGDYIDIYPTELREDGLYVGFKQSWIKKLFS
- a CDS encoding OmpA family protein, giving the protein MKKYLIFFFCLNTFSAIAQNSLNKKAQESFEDAQQYLRQNIYEDGIKHLDEAIKADPKFQLAYIQLGDLYRRLKNHTKAKENYRKAISSAPNIEPRIYYVLGESELLTGDYSQAKNSFLLFQQKYAGTDKDYISRTKKYILDCNFAITAIKSPTKYEPINMGFYVNSSDRDYFPALTADGQTIIFTRVVKGNEDFYISTKKDNEWQKAIPLSNKINTPNFNEGAQSISPDGKYLFFTGCNRPDGLGRCDIYVSRKEGNDWGKVINLGKIINSEFWESQPSISPDGSTLYFVSNRPGGIGGYDIWKSTLTDEGKWTDPVNLGPKVNTPYDENTPFIHADGKTLYFSSNGWPGFGDKDIFYSRMADDGQFSTPVNLGYPINTFNEEIGLIVTADGSEGLFSSNIKDGGFGDLDIYHFLLPEKVKPLPITYVKGIVRDKETKALLEANVLVIDLKANNPVFNDYTSKETGDFLAVMPIGSEYSFNVEAEGYLFNSQNFQLTKVNANKPYLLEILLDKIKVGNTVTLYNIFFDTNKYDLLPTSKVELSILIDLLMGNPTMSIEIQGHTDDVGDLKLNDVLSENRAKAVYDFLVNNGIDKKRLSYKGYGETKPRSNNTTEEGRKQNRRTEFVITKI
- a CDS encoding 7-carboxy-7-deazaguanine synthase QueE — its product is MAHNIPEDGTLLPLMEEFYTIQGEGYNTGKAAYFIRLGGCDVGCHWCDVKESWDAELHPLTLSDDIVQKADTFPGKAVVVTGGEPLIYNLDYLTKKLQDKGILTFIETSGAYPLSGSWDWICLSPKKFKAPRPDITPFANELKVIVFNKSDFEWAEKYAESVSSTCKLYLQPEWSKSKEMTPLIVDYVMSNPKWEISLQTHKFLNIP
- a CDS encoding DUF2071 domain-containing protein; translation: MIGNDIFLTAEWRKLILANYAVDKEVLLKYLPPFTELDDWQGKYYVSLVGFMFVNTRLKGVNIPFHGNFEEVNLRFYVKYKDNGDWKRGVVFVSEIVPKPAITFIANTIYKENYRTLPMKHSWLQNENQLGVEYAWKLKNWNSISVTAMPNSQPILIDSEEDFITEHYWGYTKIGENITSEYGVGHPRWETYPIIDYKIDVDFEKNYGEDFAFLASVEPDSVMLAEGSEINVKKGKKLKG
- a CDS encoding bifunctional 5,10-methylenetetrahydrofolate dehydrogenase/5,10-methenyltetrahydrofolate cyclohydrolase, with amino-acid sequence MQLLDGKFASEKIKTEIAAEAADFLVQSGRKPHLVAILVGNDGGSETYVASKMKNCEKVGFKSSLFRYDNSVTEAELLAKIEEINKDADVDGLIVQLPLPKHIDPEKVTETIDYRKDVDGFHPVNLGRMMRNLPCFIPATPYGILLMLQAYHIDTTGKHCVVVGRSNIVGSPMSILMARNANPGNCTVTLTHSKTHNLKEMVLQGDIVVAAIGRKNFVKQDMVKPGAIIIDVGINRETSTETKSGFKLYGDVDFENVAPKSSWITPVPGGVGLMTIVGLLKNTLASAKGEIYS
- a CDS encoding DUF6526 family protein, producing the protein MEQNFKNHGRYVKGYHFVLSFLIVAGTIGAIANFYHSLTNANHYNSALLLILFMIAIILFWYVRQFPLKAQDRAIFAQENLRYFTLSGKLLPQELRGSQIIALRFASDEELEGLVNKAVAEKLSAKDIKALIKNWRADRYRL
- the kdsA gene encoding 3-deoxy-8-phosphooctulonate synthase; the protein is MLQLDKLKHQDSNNFFLMAGPCAIEGEDIALRIAEKIVELTDKLNIPFIFKGSYRKANRSKGSSFTGIGDEKALKILEKIGKEFNVPTVTDIHESGEAAMAAAYVDVLQIPAFLCRQTDLLIAAAETGKVVNVKKGQFLSAGSMKFAVDKIKDSGNNRVILTDRGNTFGYQDLIVDYRGLPEMQSFGVPVVMDCTHSLQQPNQSSGVTGGKPELIATIAKAAIAVGADGLFIETHPDPANAKSDGANMLNLALLEDLLIKLIRVRQAII